DNA from Strigops habroptila isolate Jane chromosome 2, bStrHab1.2.pri, whole genome shotgun sequence:
TTCAGGGCGGCATCTCTTGACTGAGTACCCATCAACTGTCTTTGGCTCAGCCAGCATCAACAGGCTCTCAGTACGCTCCTTGTAAGGAATCCATTGCCCATCAAGGAAGGAGGCAACAGTGCTATCAGGAATGCATAGTACAGCATATAGGTAGAACACTGGTCATGGTGATACTTGTCCCTTAATCCCCATTTATTTTCAAGTAAGCACCTCAGTAACATAGGTGAACTATGACCAGTGGGTCAATCTAACAAGTGGACAGTCACAGTGGGAAACTCATGAAAACCAGCAATATACTAAAATTCCAAAACCTTGTTTTAATAGagtatttctcttttacaaatGACATCTTGCTAACCATATCCTTATAACAATATTCCacatttaactatttttttaactattatctatttttaactgttttttcatgaactatttttaataattaactattaacaatttatttaactatttaactattcttttcttttgtgctaAGCACCAAAAGGAGCCTCAGTTTTACTGATCAAGTAAGATCTTAAGATCaaattttatatttcagcaCTTATACTGGAAGAGGTAGCAGGTATTTAGAAGATATCAGGATCCAATTCCCCACTGGAAAAAAGGTCTCTCTCAAGCTACTGGTGCACTAAAGCACTGACAGcataaaaacaaatgcttgTTTGGTCTTGTTCTGAAACTGAAGTCTTGCCCTCTGGCCAAGAACCAAATGTGCTACCAGATGAATGATACAGAGACACTGAAGAGAACACGAAAGCATAAGACTGCCAAGACTGCACTGTATCACCTTCATATCTAAGGCTTTTGTCtgagttaggaaaaaaaaagaaaaaaaccacaaacaagcAATCCTTTGTTGGAAGCACGTAAACCTGTTTGTGACTGTACCACAAGGAGCTTAGTAATACTCATGTAACATCAGATCTTTCAGCAGAAACCAGACACATCCACTTTTTGCTAAAAgtgttttcagtgcattttcCATCAAAATGCAGTTAATTGTCTGTGAGGGATTTcgttttctttttagttttgaaTAGAAAGCTTTGCTGCCTTTAATTTAGCTTGAATGGTATGGACAAGCAGAACTTAGACTTGAAAATAAAGATCATTCAGATTGTTAAATACCAATGTGAAAAAcactaataaatatttctgggACATTCTTAACATTTTAGCTGAGGAAGAGGTGATCTACCCTGAATGAAATGTCCTATACATTAGGATACATTAGAGTTAGAAAGAGATAAATGAGTACTTACATGCACTTATGAGAGAAGGAGGTACACTTATAACTACAGTAATGTAATTTCTGGCACTGCATAGTAGATTAAGCTTCAGTTTCAATATGGGATACCCATTCTGACATAGTTATCAAAGACAAAGACTTTCTGTATAAGTTGGTTTAGAAAATGAAGTGTGTCAGCAAAATTATTATGTGAGAGTTGAATGGCATCTACATTTGAGGCTTGgttgaaagaaatgctttgaaaaattaaacacCTGAAACCAATATTGCTAATAGAAAAATTTCTATTGCAGACATGGTCTAAAAGTTGTAGTGCCTTTGTTTATAGCCAAGTGTATGCAGCATCCTCCCAAAAGAAGCAGAATATTCCCACAGCTGGAGTCCAAGGTCAAAGCTGCAAAGGCAATGATCTGAGTCTCGATTCTACCATGCTTTCCCATAGATACCTTCCAAGTTACAAGATCAGAAAACCACAGTTAGATTCCACAGTCAGTCTAGTAATATGTACCTCGTGGGAGAAGTGCTACCGAAGCCAACTAAAGCTTAGGGATGATAATTTTCTAAAACTTGGCAAGATTTATCTCTGAAGTCAGTGGACCCTCTcctccttcaaaaaaaaaaaaaaaaaaaaaaaccaaaccaaaaccaaacccaaccaaaccaccTATAAACtaagaataaggaaaaagactaaaaagataaaaagaaacctTCTGAAATCCTAACATGTTGAGAAAACACTACTAACAGGAAAAATCTAGAATGGCAACGATATGTTCTAGACAAATAAATTAGTGTTTTTCCATTACCAGTGATACTATTCAAGTGAAAAGATTGAtaatgttttatattatttgttttgaaattctaagatttttttttttccttaaaaggcTGTTCGGCGACATGGTATTATTTCCTACTCCAAGGACAAAACTGACTTGTCTGCAAACTATAGGTATCACTTCAGTAATAAAATGTAACAGTTCTCCACTACTGCAAAGCCAATAAAGGGCTCTATCGCAGTTAGGTCTGTGGAGAAAAATGCACTTCATGGGTATAATAATCTAGATTTCGGACAAcctgcatttgaaaaacaagGTTTACTTGAGGCAGATAACACATAAGTGCTTTATATAGGTTTATATAAAAGTGCCTTTTGTGCCATTTGTAAAGGATATCTATTTGGAGTCCAATTATGAAGAAACGCTTAGACAGAAATGACTATATGGCTCTGCCTGTGTAAGCTGACAAGGTAGGGCTGtctcacagaaaataaattgttcagATCCAGCttaaagttgttttgtttttaaaaaatgcaaagcactCAATGGTATTTGCTTAAAAACATGCATACTTCTAttgaaagaaatgcagctttccagGGGTGATTCAGATATTCCTTGGTAGAAGATACTGATGGAGCAGGTAGAGAAGATTGCCTGCAACTGGCTACTTTTTCTAAATCTGGGCCAAGGTTCTTCCTGATCACATGaaacatgtttctgttttaGCCCATATGCAGTAGACGGAAGTAACTCTTTACTTTATGTAGTGATTAAGTTCTCTGCTGCACCCACTTTTACTTAGCTCAACTGAGAAAGTaaaggtgttttggttttttttttttcattgaagaGTAAAATCACATTTGGACAACCACTATTCCCCCTGTCCCTCCTGTGTAAACATCAAGGCCTGGAAGGTTATGTCCTTAAGAGTCCATGTGCCACTTGGAAAAGATGGGTCTCAGAAAAGTCAGTATCTAAGTCTAAGAGGAAGGATTCAGGTTGGGACAAGTGGAGCCTGAGAGGAAAATGTGCATGTTTTAAACTGACGGATGGAACAACATATGATCAGGCAGATGAGGCTTGCATTTGTAAAGCAGAGGAAGGGGATTGTTCATGGTGGATGGTTTCACAGGGAATCCACATGAATGCTGTGGGAGTGTCAGCCCAAAGTCACCCTGACGGTGGGAGATTGCACCCCAACCTCACAGAGCCACCCTAATTTGGCCAAGAACATGtctgctcctccctccccacacaATACCACTAAGGTGTTACTTAGGCACATGTGGCATCACTCCTTAGGACAGGCATACCCGAAAGCCCTTGCTGTCATTAGTGGCAtctcatttttcctctcctgtgtgGATTTTATTATTTGGACCAACTCTGTCCTCATCCCAGTAcacctcccttccctcctgcccaggGCCGCTCGGCTACAAGTTGGGAGGGGAACGGGGCCAGTAAAGATTTTGCGACGAGAACCCGCGGGGGTCTCGAGGAAGGCGGCAACTCATGGCGGCGGTAAAAGGAGACGGCAGCCTGAGCTGCCTTCCTcgtcctgccctgccctgctccaagACACCCGGCATAATACAAACCGGGCCGAGGGTGCCGGCAGGGGCGGCCGGTTCGCCGGCTCCCTCTATGTATCGCTCTCTCagcaaaggaggaggaggaggagggctttcttttattctatccccctctctcttttccagccAGTAAAGCGTCTGCCCCTCTGATCCGTCGGTACACGCCTGCGGctgcacacacacgcacgcacacaTACACCCAGCCGCCGGCTATAAATAAGTTACGAGCCGGGCAGAGGACGAGCAGTGCACGCCTCCCGGCAGGCTGAGGCAGAGGGGACAACCCCTCTGAGCCTCTCGGGCACCTCAGCTCCACTCAGCCCTGCCGGCGCCGTACACCCGAGTGCCATGGCGTGCGTGGAgcgctgctgccgctgctgctcTGACAGCCGGCggcacagcagcatcctctaCAACATCCTCAAGAGCGAGGAGCGGGCGGCTCCGCCGGAGGGGCTGGGGCCGAGGCGGGGGCAGGGGGAGGTGTCCCGCGGCTGTCCGTGCGGGTCCCGGCGGCGGGTGGCACTGAGGAGCCCGCAGGTCGCCTGCAAGGCGGCCTCGGCAGTGCTGGTGAAGACGCTGCGCTTCGTCCAGAACGTGCCCTGCTTCCAGGAGTTGCCCCTggaggagcagctcctgctggtcCGCAGCTGCTGggcttccctgctgctcctggggctggcGCAGGACCGGGTGCACTTGGAGACGGTGGAGAGCGCGGAGCCCAGCATGCTGCAGAGGATCCTCACCACCCGGCGGCAGGGCGAGCAGCCCCCGCGGCGGGGACCGGCGCCGGGCCGACCGCACCACGGCCCGCACCTGCCCTCGACCGGCGAGATTCAGGCTATCAAGGGCTTCCTGGCCAAGTGCTGGAGCCTGGATATCAGCACCAAAGAGTACGCTTACCTCAAGGGGACGGTGCTCTTCAACCCTGGTGAGTGACCGGCCGCGGTGGTGGGGCGGCGGGGGTCTCTCTACCGCGGGGAACGGGGGGACGGGCGGGGAGAGGGTTGACGCGGAGAGCCCGTTTGTGTCCCCAGTGCAGCGGAGGGGACCCGGGGTTCTTCCTCAGAGGGAAAGAGGTGGCGGAGGAGGGGGACGCGGAGCAAGGTTTCACCCACTGTCCCATACTGGGGCCCTGGCTGGCGGGCAGGGAGCCGATCACGGCCACCTCGCCTGCAGTTACCTGGTGGAGGGGGTCCGGCTACGGCTCATGGGGTGTCCCGGGCGCTGGCGCCTTCCACAAAGGTTTTCCTCGAACAGAACAAACCCGCGGCAGCCGCCTAGGGAAGGTTAGGGGCCAGCAGCGCTTCCTGGTTCGTTTCGATCCCAGGCGCCTGGCGGGGTCGCCAGCCCCCAGGGTCTAACTAGCTCCCCCTGACCTCCAAGAACAAAATGCTGTTTCGGCTTTGTGTGTAGTATTTATGACGTGGggttttcctcccttctctctttgTGGAGACTTCTGTAAATGCAGTTCTAACGAGTGATTGATTATCATGTCGTGCCTTACCTGAAAGGTAGCTGGCGGGTTGGATGAGGCACTCCCCAAGTATGCACTACCGTGTGAGGGTGGGACGGGGCTCTTCGTACATCCCCACTATGAAACTGTTAGGCTGAAAGGGAAGATTCTGCACTCCCTGTCCTTCAGTATCTTTACTGTGCTTCACCAGGAAACTTTGTCGTACGTTGGAGTTAATGCTTCTTGCTACTTGTAATCTGGAGCTATTCAGAAACAGTTGTCAAAAGATTCCTTACATGTGAATAATGCACTTTGTAGAAGTCAACAAGTTAATGAGTTATGTTTATTACCTTCCCCACAGTTTACAGATTGCATTTGCCACTCTAAAGGTGTTTTGGAGAGCATTCTGCAATGATAGTTTTTGCTTTATCAGCTAATTTATTTAACACTTAAGAGAATGTAtgcaaatgctgtatttcaagTTTGTGTAGTGAAGAAGAGTATTGAGTGTCCAGAACACCAACATAAGATTCTAAACTGCCCTATGAAATCTGGCATGTTGATTCTGCATACAAGAAGTCCTCTAGCAACTTCATCTGCTTCATTCCTTGAGTGATAAATTCAATCTGTAAGCTGTTAGTAGTTGTTCAGTAAAAACAATAttgttttataaacaaaacctatgtaaaagaaataatttattcttcttttcagatCTACCTGGACTGCAGTGTACACAGTACATTGAAGGACTGCAGAGAGAAGCACAACAAGCTCTAAATGAACATGTCAGACTCATTCACAGAGGTGATGAAGCCAGATTTGCCAAGCTGAATGTTGTTCTATCCTTGCTAAGATCTATTAATGCTAATATGATTGCTGAATTATTCTTTAGGCCCATCATTGGGGCAGTGAACATGGATGACatgcttttggaaatgctttgtGCAAAATTATAAAGGcatgtaaaataatgaaaataagtcCATTGCGAAGGAAGCCCTAGAGCATAATAGTGTAAAGTACTGTAAATAAACTAACTTATTGTTTTTACATAGATAGTATTTTTGTATTccttaataaaatattcttcaagttctgaaattaatttttattaagcACTGTGGTTTTGGAATAAGATTACAGTCATCAAAACAAGCTTTAAAGTTGTGGAGAATGTTCATATCCAAAGTCGACTGGCTTTTCTTGTACCATGTTTCTGAATAAAGGTCATATTTACTATATTGTACTTTCAAGGTGAGTAAtccctgctttttaaaagtaagcaGCAGTTTaggtttacattttaaatgtaattgaCATGCAGAAAGGGGGAAGGAACAAGCCATTTACTTTGCATATTTCAGTAACATTGGAAGAGCCACTGTTCTACTCCTGCTTCAAATACTGGCTCTATCAAAGACTTTCTGCAGTCAGCGAACTACTTCTATTGACTTCAACAGAGTTGAAGtatttaaagaatattaaagaaattattcccctaagattttcttccagaagGGGAAGATGTGTTAGGAATATTTTGAGGCTTAAAGAGCTTGGTCAACTCTGATACTTACAGTAAAACATTCCATTCAACACATGTTGGGCTCCAGGAGAACAAAGTAACTCTAGTCTCCAAAAcgatgaagaaaaaagaaaaacacctctAAAAATATCTGAACAGCAAATGCTGAATAAGGTCAGGAGAACTACTCGTGTGGACTTCACACTTGTTTTTCATCCAGGTAATTCCTAGCTCGGGTTGCCATAGCCAGATTCTTCAGACTactttttcaaatagaaatacaaaattactgCTGAGACACGGTATACCACTGGCACATCCATCAGAATTTGTTTAGCTAGCATGAACATTATTCAGCGTCAAGCTTCtacatttatttacttttttgagTCCTTATGGATCAAGTCTTGGGCTTGATCCATTCTCCCAACacagttgtggttttgttgaAAAAACTCTTTTAAACATGAaatcagaaagggaaaatgagggATTTAAGGGGTATTTATTTcatggttttcctttctctgcatgCAATTTTCTAGCCTTTCACCTGGGGAATATTgttaaagaaaggagaaagaagtgtGAAAGTGATCCCAAGTTAACAGATATTGGTAACTCTAAGTataatttacatatatattcacCACTATCAGTAAGAGgtgttttttaaacactatGAACTTGAAGCAGTTACTTTCCTTGATAGCAGATGTATGGGGGAGAGAGGAATGAGCTCGAAGatctttcttttgctgccaCCTTGCGCAAAGGATAATCACAGGTCCAACACTCAGGtagaggggctgggggggctgtTGCTCTCTTGTGCCTACCTGGATAAAAGTTATGGAAAATAGTAGCCAAACATTCCTAGTGGGACAAGCTCGTCCATAAGTACTATCACTGAGGTTTGTATTGCTGTGGCAATAAGAACCTCATCATGGACTCGGATACTGTCacagagcaaaagaaacaaagcaagaaatgcACCCCCCATCCTGAAAAGCAATGGTGTAGCATAAATGCATGCTCTTCTGGTGCTCATGTAACCCTGGGTAGCGTCACATGCTCTGAGGAGCTCCCCAAAAATTCCAAAGAACACAAAGCATGTAAGTAAAGTGCTCTTAACTACCAGTCCATGCTTCAGACCTGCTCAGATCATAATAGAGCAGGTTTAGTCTTTAC
Protein-coding regions in this window:
- the NR0B1 gene encoding nuclear receptor subfamily 0 group B member 1, which encodes MACVERCCRCCSDSRRHSSILYNILKSEERAAPPEGLGPRRGQGEVSRGCPCGSRRRVALRSPQVACKAASAVLVKTLRFVQNVPCFQELPLEEQLLLVRSCWASLLLLGLAQDRVHLETVESAEPSMLQRILTTRRQGEQPPRRGPAPGRPHHGPHLPSTGEIQAIKGFLAKCWSLDISTKEYAYLKGTVLFNPDLPGLQCTQYIEGLQREAQQALNEHVRLIHRGDEARFAKLNVVLSLLRSINANMIAELFFRPIIGAVNMDDMLLEMLCAKL